The DNA region GCCGCGGAGGATGCGCTTCTTGCCGCTGCCGAACTCCAGGATGAGGAACTGGCCGCCCGGCTCCAGCACGCGCAGCACCTCGGCGTAGGCGTCCTGCCTGGGAACGATGTTGCGAATGCCGAAGGCCACGGTCATGCACTGGGCCGAGCCGTCGGCCAGGGGCAGCCGCCTGCCGTCCGCCACCACACGGGAAACGCGCTTCTCCAGCCCGCGCTTGGAAATCTTCGAGGCGCCCTGGTCCAGCATGGGCTTGGAGAAATCCACAGCCGTGATGCGCGTGGCCTGGTAGCGCTTTGCCAGCATCACCGTCACGTCCAGCGTGCCGGCGGCAAGGTCCACGATGTGGCCCCGGCCCCCGGGCGGCTCGGCCTCGCGCACCAGCACCTTGCGCCAGTGGATGTCCAGCCCCAGACTGAGAAAATGATTGAGAAAGTCGTACCAGCGCGAGATGCGGCCAAACATGGAGCGCACCCGCCCGGCGTGTGATTCCTTGCGTTCTGCTTCCTGCAGCGACTCCTCAGTCACGTTCCTCCCCTTGGACCGGACCGCCTGCGTCGTCGCGCAGTGTTTCCCGCACCTTCTCGTAGATGGCGGGGAAGAACTCCTGAAAGTTTTGGGGCGATACCCGGCCCACCTCGATGAACTTGACCACAATCTCCTTGGTCACCTGGAGTGCTTGCGCCTTCTCCTTGTCCACGTCGTATGCCTCCGCGCCGCGCACCGGTGCTGTCCGGCCGCGGTTTCGCTGGTTTCAAATCGTCTGGCGCACCTTGCCGCGCATACAAAAAACCCGTCCGGGGGGAAATGGCCTCGACCGCGTCAGAGAGCTCGCCGGACGGGAAAAAAGAAAAAACCCGAGAGGCCCCTTCTTTTTTCTGGTTCGTTATCACTGTCCGCCCGTGCAGTCGAGAGCGTGAATTGCCCCTGCAACGAAGAAGGGCCGCATAACGCGGCCCTCAGAAATTGTCATGAGTTTCAAGCTGCTGACTGCGGCTACTCCTCCGCCAGCAGGTTGCTGATCTCCTCGCGGATGATCCGCGCGGCCGACTTGGCCGCTTCCTTTTCTATGGTCGCGGTCATCTCCTGGCGCAGCCGTGCAGCCATCACGTTCCAGTCCTCGTGGCTCACTGTCTTGCGCTCCAGCTGCTCCACACCTTCGCGGATCACGCGTTCCAGCTGCCCGGTCAGGTTGCCCACCAGGTTCTCGTAGATGTCGGAGTCCTCGGAGAGCGAATCGCGCATTCTGGACTCCACGGCGTCGGCAATGGCCTGGCTCGCATCCTCGCCAATGGGCATCTGACCCAGACGCTGCTCCACGTCGGCCGCGACAGACTCGCGGAACCCAGGCAGCTTCTCTTCCAGTATCTCGGAAGCGGCGGTGCGCAGCTCCTTGGCTGTGGGCCTGGCCTTGGCGGCCAGCTCTTCCAGATGCGCGTCGAGTCGTTCGTGCTCCGCAGTCGCGGCCGCTCCCACGCGCTGATCGATCGATGCCTGGAGCGTGCCCAGGGCCTTCTCCATGGCCGGGGCCATGCGCTCGTCCACCACGGCCGCCATGTCGCTGCGGGAGACGCCTTCCTCGCGGAACCTGCGCAACGCCTCGTCCAGCTTGTCCGCCAGCGACTCCAGCTCGTGCTGACGCTCCTTGGATATCTCGCCCAGCCGCTCTTCCAGCCGGCTGTGGAACGGACCGCCTTCGTCCATGGCCTCCACGATGCCGCTGCTGATGGCGTTGATGACCGGATCGGGCACGGTATCCGGATCGCCGAACCGCTCGATGACCTGGCTCAGGCGGGACTCCAGCGCCATGTTGTCCAGCCGCGCCGACTCCTCCATGGAGCCGATGCGCTCCTCGATGCGGGACGCAATGGCCCCGCCGGAAGCCAGCGCCTTGCCCAGCTCGTCCTGCAGGGCGGTGCGTACAGCTTCTTCGCTCACGCCGCTTTCCTTGGGCTGCGCCGCCGCGGTCTCTTCCGCCGTCTTGCGGATGCTCTCCATCTCGTCGGAGAGCTCGCTCTTCAGATTGCTCACAGCCTGCTCGATCTTCGCAGTCAGCGCTGCGGCAATGGAACCGTTCTCGGCAAGCTCCTTGTCCAGCTCTTCGCGCAGGGTCGTGCGGGTGGATTCGGCCAGCGCGCCCTCGGCAGGCTGCGCCGCCGCGGTCTCTTCCGCCGTCTTGCGGATGGCTTCCATCTCGCCGGAGAGCTCGCTCTTCAGATTGCTCACAGCCTGCTCGATCTTC from Oceanidesulfovibrio marinus includes:
- a CDS encoding ubiquinone/menaquinone biosynthesis methyltransferase, which encodes MTEESLQEAERKESHAGRVRSMFGRISRWYDFLNHFLSLGLDIHWRKVLVREAEPPGGRGHIVDLAAGTLDVTVMLAKRYQATRITAVDFSKPMLDQGASKISKRGLEKRVSRVVADGRRLPLADGSAQCMTVAFGIRNIVPRQDAYAEVLRVLEPGGQFLILEFGSGKKRILRGIYNLYLNYLLPLAGRIVSGDKAAYQYLADTIRAFPDERALARELLDAGFETVYCLPLSWGIVNLHIAETPRRAEG